Proteins from a single region of Hordeum vulgare subsp. vulgare chromosome 6H, MorexV3_pseudomolecules_assembly, whole genome shotgun sequence:
- the LOC123401982 gene encoding protein MODIFYING WALL LIGNIN-1, whose protein sequence is MEKGVRGMSCRAAVCGIVVLLCATAFSCSLAAEFHRVKEKDLKLDGSLCSLPKSSAFELGVAAIAFLSVAQLVGTTAAATSMCASSSKPNKSVAGGGRVAPVALLALSWVCFALAVILLATAASMNSGQRYGRGWMDGDCYVARNGVFGGAAALVVVTALLILGLTFATKSAAAGSSTTSCARGDAACTTTIRVDAATGAGAERPGGRSKQ, encoded by the exons ATGGAGAAGGGGGTCAGAGGGATGTCCTGCCGGGCCGCGGTCTGCGGCATCGTCGTCCTGCTCTGTGCCACCGCCTTCTCATGCTCCCTCGCCGCCGAGTTCCACAGAGTCAAG GAGAAGGACTTGAAGCTCGACGGCAGCCTCTGCTCCTTGCCCAAGAGCTCCGCCTTCGAATTGGGCGTCGCGGCCATCGCCTTCCTCTCCGTCGCGCAGCTCGTCGGCACCACCGCGGCGGCGACCTCCATGTGCGCCTCCAGCTCCAAGCCCAACAAGTCAGTCGCCGGCGGAGGCCGCGTCGCGCCCGTCGCACTCCTGGCCCTCTCATG gGTGTGCTTCGCGCTGGCCGTGATCCTGCTGGCGACCGCGGCGAGCATGAACAGCGGGCAGCGGTACGGCCGGGGGTGGATGGACGGCGACTGCTACGTCGCCAGGAACGGCGTGTTCGGCGGCGCCGCCGCGCTGGTCGTCGTCACGGCGCTCCTCATCCTCGGCCTCACCTTCGCCACCAAATCCGCGGCGGCAGGCTCGAGCACGACGTCGTGCGCCAGAGGAGACGCCGCCTGCACAACTACCATCCGTGTCGACGCGGCAACAGGCGCGGGCGCGGAACGGCCGGGCGGGCGATCCAAGCAATGA